One window from the genome of Dyella sp. A6 encodes:
- the mtnC gene encoding acireductone synthase, translating to MSEIRAIVTDIEGTTSSISFVKDVLFPYARKRLPAFIETHGDRPEIQHWLHEAAKEAGYIEATRQEVVELLLRWIDEDRKSTALKALQGMIWQEGYEAGDYQAHVYPEVPAKLRAWRAEGLRLYVYSSGSVAAQKLFFRYSTAGDLTPLFAGYFDTVTGPKRETGSYDRIASAIDEQPGHLLFLSDIVEELDAARAAGFQTTWLVRPPQAIPQAPRHPAVADFDTITV from the coding sequence ATGTCTGAAATCCGCGCCATCGTCACCGACATCGAAGGCACCACCAGCTCGATCAGCTTCGTCAAGGACGTGCTGTTTCCCTACGCGCGCAAGCGTCTTCCGGCCTTCATCGAAACCCATGGTGACCGCCCCGAGATACAGCACTGGCTGCACGAGGCCGCCAAGGAAGCCGGCTACATCGAAGCCACGCGACAGGAAGTGGTCGAGCTGCTGCTGCGCTGGATCGACGAGGACCGCAAGTCGACAGCGTTGAAGGCGCTGCAGGGCATGATCTGGCAGGAAGGCTACGAGGCCGGCGACTACCAGGCCCATGTCTACCCGGAGGTTCCGGCAAAGCTCCGCGCCTGGCGCGCAGAGGGGCTGCGCCTGTACGTCTATTCGTCTGGTTCGGTGGCTGCGCAGAAGCTGTTCTTCCGCTACAGCACCGCCGGCGACCTGACGCCACTGTTTGCCGGTTACTTCGACACCGTGACCGGACCGAAGCGCGAAACCGGTTCCTACGATCGCATCGCCAGCGCAATCGACGAGCAGCCCGGGCACCTGCTGTTCCTCTCCGATATCGTCGAGGAACTGGATGCGGCGCGTGCCGCCGGTTTCCAGACGACCTGGCTGGTACGTCCGCCACAGGCCATACCCCAGGCACCACGTCACCCGGCCGTTGCCGACTTCGACACGATCACGGTCTGA